In Prunus dulcis chromosome 1, ALMONDv2, whole genome shotgun sequence, the following are encoded in one genomic region:
- the LOC117615490 gene encoding uncharacterized protein LOC117615490 isoform X2, giving the protein MENLSGGGLGHLFMAIFLHNFATFMVIPAITDVTMSALCPGRDECSIAIYLTGFQQAIVGLGTLVTMPLVGNLSDKCGRKALLTVPMILTIIPLGILGYSRNRTFFYIYFVAKTLTAMICEGSVHCLALAYVADNVAEERRASTFGVLSGIGSSAFVCGTLFTRFLSTSSTFQVATSVAVVSAMYLRIFLPDSNIDNKLSAPLLSDEKPKIADPDESSRAQILQPAKTLPSLHDLISLLKTSATFSQAAIVAFFSNLADVGLHASMMYYLKARFHFNKDQFADLMVISGVAGTISQLLLMPLLAPALGEEKLLSIGLFFSCAHMFLYGVAWSFWVPYAAAMFSIFYVFATPCGKAQGCISGICSFANVISPIAFSPLTALFLSEKAPFNFPGFSLICVGFAAMIAFIQSVMIRAVPPVSSQRVSSHCTHMEP; this is encoded by the exons ATGGAAAATCTTTCAGGTGGAGGGTTAGGCCACCTCTTCATGGCAATCTTTCTGCACAACTTCGCCACTTTTATGGTCATCCCGGCCATTACCGACGTTACTATGTCTGCGCTTTGTCCTGGAAGAGATGAGTGCTCCATCGCTATCTACCTCACTGGATTTCAACAAGCG ATCGTAGGGCTGGGAACACTCGTGACGATGCCTTTGGTAGGGAATCTCTCAGACAAGTGTGGGAGAAAGGCTTTGCTTACAGTGCCAATGATCCTAACAATTATCCCCTTAG GGATATTGGGTTACAGCCGGAACAGGACTTTTTTCTACATCTATTTCGTGGCCAAGACCCTCACTGCCATGATTTGTGAAGGCAGCGTTCATTGCCTCGCCCTTGCCTATGTG GCAGATAATGTGGCAGAAGAGCGACGAGCCTCCACGTTCGGAGTGCTCTCAGGAATTGGTTCCTCTGCATTCGTCTGCGGAACCCTCTTTACTCGTTTCCTCTCCACTTCATCCACTTTTCAG GTTGCGACGTCGGTGGCGGTGGTATCAGCCATGTACTTGAGGATTTTCCTGCCGGATTCCAACATAGACAACAAACTTTCTGCTCCATTACTCTCAgatgaaaaaccaaaaattgcaGACCCAGATGAAAGTTCAAGGGCTCAAATATTGCAGCCAGCCAAAACATTGCCTTCATTACATGATTTAATCTCCTTGTTGAAAACTAG CGCAACATTTTCGCAAGCTGCAATTGTTGCGTTTTTCAGCAACCTAGCGGATGTTGGCCTTCACGCTTCAATGATG TACTACTTAAAGGCTCGGTTTCACTTCAACAAGGATCAGTTTGCTGACCTGATGGTCATTTCTGGGGTTGCAGGCACTATTTCTCAG CTGCTTCTCATGCCCTTGCTGGCTCCTGCTTTAGGAGAGGAGAAGCTACTTTCGATAGGACTCTTTTTTAGCTGTGCACAT ATGTTTCTTTATGGCGTTGCGTGGTCCTTCTGG GTCCCATATGCTGCTGCCATGTTCTCCATCTTTTATGTGTTTGCAACACCATGT GGGAAGGCTCAAGGGTGCATTTCAGGCATATGTTCTTTTGCAAATGTTATATCTCCCATTGCTTTCTCTCCTCTAACAG CTTTGTTCCTGTCCGAAAAGGCGCCTTTTAATTTCCCAGGTTTCAGTCTCATTTGCGTAGGATTTGCTGCG ATGATAGCCTTTATTCAAAGCGTGATGATAAGGGCTGTTCCTCCCGTCTCAAGTCAACGGGTCAGCAGCCATTGCACTCACATGGAACCCTGA
- the LOC117630576 gene encoding 24-methylenesterol C-methyltransferase 2 yields MDSLTLFCTGALLAGGLYWFVCILGPAEQKGKRAVDLSGGSISAEKVQDNYDKYWSFFRRPKEIETAEKVPDFVDTFYNLVTDIYEWGWGQSFHFSPSLPGKSHRDATRLHEEMAVDLIDVKPGDRILDVGCGVGGPMRAIAAHSRANVVGITINEYQVKRARLHNKKAGLDSLCEVVCGNFLEMPFPENSFDGAYSIEATCHAPKLEEVYAEIFRVLKPGSLYVSYEWVTTDKYMGDDAEHVEVIQGIERGDALPGLRSYVDIAETARKVGFEVVKERDLAKPPAEPWWTRLKMGRIAYWRNHILVTVLAAIGVAPKGTVDVHEMLFKTADYLTRGGESGIFTPMHMILCRKPETPKSS; encoded by the coding sequence ATGgactctctcactctcttctGTACTGGGGCCCTCCTAGCCGGTGGGCTCTACTGGTTCGTTTGCATTCTCGGCCCAGCCGAGCAAAAGGGCAAGCGCGCCGTAGATCTCTCCGGCGGCTCCATCTCCGCCGAGAAAGTCCAAGACAACTACGACAAGTACTGGTCTTTCTTCCGCCGCCCCAAAGAGATCGAAACCGCCGAGAAGGTTCCCGACTTTGTCGACACCTTCTACAATTTAGTCACCGACATCTACGAGTGGGGATGGGGCCAGTCCTTCCACTTCTCCCCTTCCCTCCCCGGAAAGTCCCACCGCGACGCCACGCGCCTCCACGAGGAGATGGCCGTCGATCTCATTGACGTCAAACCCGGAGATCGAATTCTGGACGTCGGATGCGGTGTTGGTGGTCCCATGCGAGCCATCGCAGCTCACTCTCGTGCCAATGTGGTCGGGATCACGATCAACGAGTACCAGGTGAAACGCGCGCGTCTGCACAACAAGAAGGCCGGCCTCGACTCTCTGTGCGAGGTGGTGTGTGGGAATTTCCTGGAGATGCCGTTCCCCGAGAACAGCTTCGACGGCGCGTACTCGATCGAGGCGACGTGCCACGCTCCGAAGCTGGAGGAGGTGTACGCCGAGATCTTTAGGGTTTTGAAGCCGGGATCTCTGTACGTGTCGTACGAGTGGGTGACGACAGACAAGTACATGGGGGACGACGCGGAACACGTGGAGGTCATTCAGGGGATTGAGAGAGGGGACGCCTTGCCTGGCCTAAGGAGCTACGTGGACATTGCGGAGACGGCGAGGAAGGTCGGATTTGAGGTGGTGAAGGAGCGAGATCTGGCTAAGCCGCCGGCGGAGCCTTGGTGGACCCGGTTGAAGATGGGCAGGATCGCCTACTGGCGCAACCACATTCTGGTGACTGTGCTGGCGGCCATCGGAGTTGCACCCAAGGGCACGGTGGATGTGCACGAGATGCTGTTCAAAACCGCTGACTATTTGACCAGGGGCGGCGAGTCCGGAATCTTCACTCCGATGCACATGATCCTCTGCCGGAAGCCGGAAACACCAAAATCTTCTTAG
- the LOC117615490 gene encoding uncharacterized protein LOC117615490 isoform X3 yields the protein MENLSGGGLGHLFMAIFLHNFATFMVIPAITDVTMSALCPGRDECSIAIYLTGFQQAIVGLGTLVTMPLVGNLSDKCGRKALLTVPMILTIIPLGILGYSRNRTFFYIYFVAKTLTAMICEGSVHCLALAYVADNVAEERRASTFGVLSGIGSSAFVCGTLFTRFLSTSSTFQVATSVAVVSAMYLRIFLPDSNIDNKLSAPLLSDEKPKIADPDESSRAQILQPAKTLPSLHDLISLLKTSATFSQAAIVAFFSNLADVGLHASMMYYLKARFHFNKDQFADLMVISGVAGTISQLLLMPLLAPALGEEKLLSIGLFFSCAHMFLYGVAWSFWVPYAAAMFSIFYVFATPCMRSIVSKQVGPSEQVI from the exons ATGGAAAATCTTTCAGGTGGAGGGTTAGGCCACCTCTTCATGGCAATCTTTCTGCACAACTTCGCCACTTTTATGGTCATCCCGGCCATTACCGACGTTACTATGTCTGCGCTTTGTCCTGGAAGAGATGAGTGCTCCATCGCTATCTACCTCACTGGATTTCAACAAGCG ATCGTAGGGCTGGGAACACTCGTGACGATGCCTTTGGTAGGGAATCTCTCAGACAAGTGTGGGAGAAAGGCTTTGCTTACAGTGCCAATGATCCTAACAATTATCCCCTTAG GGATATTGGGTTACAGCCGGAACAGGACTTTTTTCTACATCTATTTCGTGGCCAAGACCCTCACTGCCATGATTTGTGAAGGCAGCGTTCATTGCCTCGCCCTTGCCTATGTG GCAGATAATGTGGCAGAAGAGCGACGAGCCTCCACGTTCGGAGTGCTCTCAGGAATTGGTTCCTCTGCATTCGTCTGCGGAACCCTCTTTACTCGTTTCCTCTCCACTTCATCCACTTTTCAG GTTGCGACGTCGGTGGCGGTGGTATCAGCCATGTACTTGAGGATTTTCCTGCCGGATTCCAACATAGACAACAAACTTTCTGCTCCATTACTCTCAgatgaaaaaccaaaaattgcaGACCCAGATGAAAGTTCAAGGGCTCAAATATTGCAGCCAGCCAAAACATTGCCTTCATTACATGATTTAATCTCCTTGTTGAAAACTAG CGCAACATTTTCGCAAGCTGCAATTGTTGCGTTTTTCAGCAACCTAGCGGATGTTGGCCTTCACGCTTCAATGATG TACTACTTAAAGGCTCGGTTTCACTTCAACAAGGATCAGTTTGCTGACCTGATGGTCATTTCTGGGGTTGCAGGCACTATTTCTCAG CTGCTTCTCATGCCCTTGCTGGCTCCTGCTTTAGGAGAGGAGAAGCTACTTTCGATAGGACTCTTTTTTAGCTGTGCACAT ATGTTTCTTTATGGCGTTGCGTGGTCCTTCTGG GTCCCATATGCTGCTGCCATGTTCTCCATCTTTTATGTGTTTGCAACACCATGT ATGCGAAGCATTGTGTCTAAACAAGTTGGTCCGTCTGAGCAG GTGATTTGA
- the LOC117615490 gene encoding uncharacterized protein LOC117615490 isoform X1 produces MENLSGGGLGHLFMAIFLHNFATFMVIPAITDVTMSALCPGRDECSIAIYLTGFQQAIVGLGTLVTMPLVGNLSDKCGRKALLTVPMILTIIPLGILGYSRNRTFFYIYFVAKTLTAMICEGSVHCLALAYVADNVAEERRASTFGVLSGIGSSAFVCGTLFTRFLSTSSTFQVATSVAVVSAMYLRIFLPDSNIDNKLSAPLLSDEKPKIADPDESSRAQILQPAKTLPSLHDLISLLKTSATFSQAAIVAFFSNLADVGLHASMMYYLKARFHFNKDQFADLMVISGVAGTISQLLLMPLLAPALGEEKLLSIGLFFSCAHMFLYGVAWSFWVPYAAAMFSIFYVFATPCMRSIVSKQVGPSEQGKAQGCISGICSFANVISPIAFSPLTALFLSEKAPFNFPGFSLICVGFAAMIAFIQSVMIRAVPPVSSQRVSSHCTHMEP; encoded by the exons ATGGAAAATCTTTCAGGTGGAGGGTTAGGCCACCTCTTCATGGCAATCTTTCTGCACAACTTCGCCACTTTTATGGTCATCCCGGCCATTACCGACGTTACTATGTCTGCGCTTTGTCCTGGAAGAGATGAGTGCTCCATCGCTATCTACCTCACTGGATTTCAACAAGCG ATCGTAGGGCTGGGAACACTCGTGACGATGCCTTTGGTAGGGAATCTCTCAGACAAGTGTGGGAGAAAGGCTTTGCTTACAGTGCCAATGATCCTAACAATTATCCCCTTAG GGATATTGGGTTACAGCCGGAACAGGACTTTTTTCTACATCTATTTCGTGGCCAAGACCCTCACTGCCATGATTTGTGAAGGCAGCGTTCATTGCCTCGCCCTTGCCTATGTG GCAGATAATGTGGCAGAAGAGCGACGAGCCTCCACGTTCGGAGTGCTCTCAGGAATTGGTTCCTCTGCATTCGTCTGCGGAACCCTCTTTACTCGTTTCCTCTCCACTTCATCCACTTTTCAG GTTGCGACGTCGGTGGCGGTGGTATCAGCCATGTACTTGAGGATTTTCCTGCCGGATTCCAACATAGACAACAAACTTTCTGCTCCATTACTCTCAgatgaaaaaccaaaaattgcaGACCCAGATGAAAGTTCAAGGGCTCAAATATTGCAGCCAGCCAAAACATTGCCTTCATTACATGATTTAATCTCCTTGTTGAAAACTAG CGCAACATTTTCGCAAGCTGCAATTGTTGCGTTTTTCAGCAACCTAGCGGATGTTGGCCTTCACGCTTCAATGATG TACTACTTAAAGGCTCGGTTTCACTTCAACAAGGATCAGTTTGCTGACCTGATGGTCATTTCTGGGGTTGCAGGCACTATTTCTCAG CTGCTTCTCATGCCCTTGCTGGCTCCTGCTTTAGGAGAGGAGAAGCTACTTTCGATAGGACTCTTTTTTAGCTGTGCACAT ATGTTTCTTTATGGCGTTGCGTGGTCCTTCTGG GTCCCATATGCTGCTGCCATGTTCTCCATCTTTTATGTGTTTGCAACACCATGT ATGCGAAGCATTGTGTCTAAACAAGTTGGTCCGTCTGAGCAG GGGAAGGCTCAAGGGTGCATTTCAGGCATATGTTCTTTTGCAAATGTTATATCTCCCATTGCTTTCTCTCCTCTAACAG CTTTGTTCCTGTCCGAAAAGGCGCCTTTTAATTTCCCAGGTTTCAGTCTCATTTGCGTAGGATTTGCTGCG ATGATAGCCTTTATTCAAAGCGTGATGATAAGGGCTGTTCCTCCCGTCTCAAGTCAACGGGTCAGCAGCCATTGCACTCACATGGAACCCTGA